The sequence GCTGCACGAGCACCGTCGGCCATCGCTTCAAGATCGTCGGCCGGGTCGGCGATTCCCCCATCATCGGCGCCGGGCTCTACGTCGACAACGCCGTCGGGGCGGCCGGGGCCACGGGCCAGGGCGAGGAATCGATCAAGACCTGCGCCAGCTTCCTCGTCGTCGAGAAGATGCGGGAGGGCATGTCGCCTCAGGACGCCTGCCGCTACGTCTGCCGCCGCGTCATCGGCCGCCACAACGGCCGGCCGATGTTCAGCCTCAAGCTCGTCGCCCTCAGCAAGCGAGGCGAGTACGGCTGCTGCGCCGTCCGGGGCAAGACGGACAAGGCCACCGGGAAGACCGTGGGCTTGGGCTTCGCCGTCCACGATTCCAGGGGCCACCGCATGGAGCCCGGGGATGCGCTCCTGCCGCCTATGACGGAAGCCGAGCGCAAGACCGTTCCCTGGAGATAGGACACGGGGCCGTCCAGAAAATAGGAATGCCACAAAGGAGCCTGACATGAAAAACATCGGAACATCGATCCTCATCCTGCTCGTCATCGCCTTCGCGGCCGCCGCGCCGGCCGAGGCCCAATCCCTCAGCGCCCTGACGGCGCCGCAGGAGGGGCGGACCATGAGGGCGACGAGCGGCAACCCCGATAACAACGACGACTACCTCGTGTTCGCCCGGGGCGAGACAAAGACCCTGGCCGTCCTCGAGGGTCCCGGCAAGATCACTCACTTCTGGTTCGCTCCCCTGTCCGCGGACATCCGCTATCCCCGGGCCCTGGTCCTGCGCATCTATTGGGACGGCGCGACCGAGCCCTCGGTCGAGGTGCCGTTCGGCGACTTCTTCGGCGCCGGCAACGGCATGCGGGCCGAGGTCAATTCGCTGCCCGTCAAGGTCAGCTCCTTCGGGCGCGGCTACAACTGCTACTGGGAAATGCCGTTCAAGAAGCAGGCCCGGATCACTGTGGCCAACGAGTCCGACCGGGCCGGGGCCGAGCTCTACTTCCAGGTCGATTGGACGCAGTATGAGCAGGCCCCCCCCGTCACCATGTACTTCCACGCCCGCTACCACCAGGAATATCCCCCCGAGATGGAGAAACCCTACACGGTCTTCGCCGGCCAGGGGCGCGGCCACTACGTCGGCACGGTCCTCTCCTCCCAGAACGGCATCGGCCACTGGTTCGGCGAGGGCGACGATTATTTCTACATCGACGGCGAAAAAACCCCCTCCGTCCTGGGCACGGGCACCGAGGACTACATCAACGAGGCCTGGAACATGCGCGTCCACAGCGGCCTCTACACGGGCTGCACGATCTTCGAGCCGCGGTCTCCCGACGCCCGGGTGACGGCTTACCGCTGGCACATCCAGGATCCCATCATCTTCCGCAAGTCCCTGACGTTCACCATCGAGCGGCGCGGCTTCATCATGAACGCCAAAGGCGAGGTCGTCGCCGAATCCGGGTCGCGGCCCGACAACTGGTCGTCGGTCGCCTTCTGGTATCAGGACAGCATCGCCAGGCCCTGGTGCCCCTTCCCGCCCTACCGGGACAGGGTCAATCCCGAGATCGTGCTTCATTTGCCCGAGGTCATGGCCGCGATGAAGCATTCCGACGGGGTGGAGCTCCAGCTCCTGCCCTACAACCGCGCGACCTGGACCAAGCCCTGGTTCCGGGCCAAAAATGCGACCGTCGGCTCCTGGATCGAGATACCCTTCGAGATCAAGGACCCGGGGCGTTATTCGATGTCGCTCTTCCAGACCCTGCGCACGGACGAGGGCCTCTGGAAGGTCCTCATCGACGGACAGGAGATCCCGGCCGTCGGCGAGTCCCATATCCCCGGCGGCTATGACGTCGACCTCGTCCGCCAGCTCGCCCCGGAGGCCGTCAACACGGTCCTCGATTTCTACAATGTTTTCCGCAGGGACGAGCATGAGGACATCATCTACGGGCAGCGCCGCGAGGCGAAGATCGGCCTGTTCGAGTTCAAGCCCGGCGTCCATGCCCTGAAGCTCGTCTGCATCGGGGCCAATCCCCTGGCGGTCGACCCGCTCACGGGCAAGCCCGGCTACAACCTGGCCGCCGACGTCCTGTCGCTGCGCCAGATCCCGTTCGAGAACATGGACGCCTGGGTCGAGAAGATGCTCCGGATGGAGAAACGGAAATAGCCCGCCGAAAGATGGAGGCCGCGCCATGAGAGCGACACCGTTCCGCCTGATCGCGACGGCGGCCCTGGCCGCCGTTCTCGCCGCCGCCCTGGCCGCCCAGGACCTCAACGACCTGATGAAGCCTCAGCCGGGGCGGAGCATGCGGGCTTCGACCGGCGACCTGACCGAGAACGAGGACGCCATCCACCTCGACAAGGGCGAAAGCCGGACCATCATACTCCAGGGGCCGGGGAAGATCGAGCACATCTGGTTCATCGCCAGCTCGATGGACATCCGCTACCCGCGGGCCGTTGTTCTGCGGGTCTATTGGGACGGCTCGCCCGTCCCCTCGGTCGAGACGCCGGTCGGCGACTTCTTCGGCGTCGGCAACGGCATGCGGGCCGACATCGACTCCCTGCCGGTCAAGGCCAGCTCGTTCGGCCGCGGCTACAACTGCTACTGGCCGATGCCGTTCCGCCGGGAGGCCCGCATCGTCGTGACGAACGAGTCCGACAGGGAACCGGCCGGGATCTTCTACCAGGTCGACTGGGTCAAGTGGGACCAGGCGCCGGAGGACCTGCTGTACTTCCACGCCCGTTACCATCAGGAATACCCGCCGCAGATGGGCCAGCCCTACACGGTCTTCGTCGGCGAGGGGCGCGGCCACTACGTCGGCACCGTCCTGTCCTCCCAGAACGCCATCGGGCACTGGTACGGCGAAGGCGACGATTTCTTCTACATCGACGGCGAGAAGCAGCCGTCCATCCTGGGCACGGGGACGGAGGACTATTTCAACGACGCCTGGAACATGCGCGTCCACTCGACCCTGTTCACGGGCTGCACCGTGTTCGAGCCCCGGGGCATCGACGCCCGGATCACCGCCTATCGCTGGCACGTCGCCGACCCCATCCTCTTCAGCAAGTCCCTGCGGTTCGAGATCGAACGAAAAAGCATCATCATGAACGCCGCGGGCCAGGTCGTCGACGATTTCAAGCCGCGCCCCGACCACTGGTCTTCCGTGGCCTACTGGTACCAGGACGGGATCGCCAGGCCGTGGTGTCCCTTCCCGCCCTACCGGGAGCGGGTCAACCCCGAGATCGTCCTCCACCTGCCCAAGGTCGCGGCCACGATGACGCATTCCCCTGGCGTCGAGCTTCAGGTCCTGCCCTACAACCGGGCCACCTGGACCAAGCCCTGGTTCCGGGTCCGGAACGACGCCGTCGGGTCGTGGGTCGAGATCCCCTTCGATATCAAGGAGAAGGGGCGTTATTCGATGTCCCTGTTCCAGACCCTGCGCGAGGACCAGGGGATCTGGAAGGTCCTCGTCGACGGCCGCGAGATCTACGACGCCGGCGAGTCCCAGATCTCCGGCAACTACAGCATCGACGAGGTCGCGCTGATCCCGAAGTCGAAGATCAACAAGGTCCTCGACTTTTACAATATCTATAAGAAGAACGAGCACGAGGACTACACCTGGGGCCAGGGGCGCGAACGCAAGATCGGCCTGTTCGAGTTTGCGCCGGGCAGGCACACGCTCCGGCTCGTCTGCATCGGCGCCAACCCCTCGGCCGTCGACGCGGAGACCGGCAAGCCCGGGTACAATATGGCCGCCGACATCCTGTCCCTGCGGAAGCTCCCCTTTGAGCACACGGACGAGTGGATCGACCAGGTGCTCAAGCTGGAAAAGGGCCGTATATAGCCCTATACTCCAAGGTCGGCCTCGCAAGAAAGGACCCGATCTATGCGACGTTCAGTCCCCTTCGGCCAGGTTGCCGTCCGTCTCGCGGCCGCCGGCCTGGCCGCGACCGCCCTGCTGAGCCTGGCTCCCCTCTTCCCGCAGACGAAGCCCTCGGCCCTGCCCGAGCGCTACCGGGCCTGGCTCGATGAGGACGTCGTCTACATCGTCACGCCCAACGAGCGCAGCGTTTTCCTCGATCTTTCGACCGACCGCCAGAGAGACCTCTTCATCGAGGCTTTCTGGAAGCACCGCGATCCGTCCCCGGGCACGGACGCGAACGAGGCCCGCGACGAGCACCAAAGGCGACTGGCCTACGTCAATCGCATGTACCGGGGCGCCGGCAAGCCGGGCTGGCAGACTGACCGGGGAAAGGTCTATCTCATCCTCGGTCCGCCGCGGACCGCGCGATCGTTCCCCGGCATCTCGACCGTCTATGAATCAGAGGTCTGGTCCTACGAGGGCCTCGAGACCCCCGGCATCCCGACGGACATCAATCTGCTTTTTTTCAAGAAGAACGGCATGGGCGACCTGGTCCTCTACGACCCGGCCGGGGACGGCCCCTGGAGCCTGATGTCCAATTACGAGGGCGACACCGGACAATACCTAGATTCCTACGAAGCATTGAGCCTGATCGAGCCCGAGCTGGCCAAGGCCTCGATCTCCTTCGTCCCGGGCGAGACGGTCGTGCACATGCCATCCCTCATGTCGATGACCATCCTGCAGAACCTCGACTCCGCCGCCTACCGGGCGGTCGAGGATACGTACGCCCGGAAATTCCGCGAATACAAGGACGTCGTCGAGGTCGAATACACGGCCAACTACATCGACAGCGGCTCGATGCTCCAGGTCCTTCAGGATGCGTCCGGGACGTCCTTTGTCCACTACCTGATCGAGCCGGCGGGCGTCTCCGTGGGCAGCGCCCAGAGCCGGGTCACGACGGACCTGGTCTTCAACGGCATCCTGACTGACCGCCTGGGCCGGACCGTCTTCCAGTTCGAGAAGAAGGTCCCGCTCAGCTTCACCGCCGAGCAGTTCGAGAAACTGCGGCAGCGGCCGCTCAGTTTCTCGGGCATCTTCCCCGTCTTGCCCGGCGAATACCGGCTGGCAGTCCTGATGAAGAACGCCGTCTCCAAGGAGTTCACCTCCCTCGAGCGGACGATCAAGGTCGAGGCCGCCGGGGCGGCGCCGCGGCTCTCGCCGCTCATCCTCGCGTTCAACGCCGCCCGCCTGTCGCCGGCACCGGCCGGTCCCAAGCCCTATGTGGTGCGGGACCTTCAGCTCTATTGCCAGCCGGGCGACACGTTCCTGACAAGGGAGCGTCTTTATGCCCATACGCAGGCCCTCGGCCTGTCCCCGCAGATGCGTTCGAGCGGAAGCCTCAGGTTCACGCTGGAATCGGACGAGGGAATCGTCGCGGCCAAGGTCCAGCCGCTGGCCCGTCCGGGCGACATCGACTTCGTCGAGGTCTTCCCGCTGGAGACGGTCAAGCCGGGATACTACCGGATCGTCGCCGCGCTCCTCGACGGGAACGGGCAGGAGATCGGCCGGCAAATCAAGGACTTCCAAGTTTCGGGGGTGGGCTATCTCCCGAGGCCCTGGGTGATCAGCCAATCCGTAATGGACGGCGCGCCGGCGTCGCTCACCGACAACATCCTGGGACGTCAATGGGCCGCCGCCGGCGATCAAGCCAGGGCCGCCGTTCTTCTTGAGCGCGCCTGCAGGGCCAGCCCGGGTATCCGCTCGTTCGCTCTCGACCTGGCCCGGACGTACCTCGTCCAGAAGCGGATGAGCGACGTCCTGGCCGTCCTCGAGCCCTACGTGCCGGAGGCGGAGAAGGATTTCGATCTCGGCTGCCTCCTGGCGGACGCGCGCCGGATCCTGGGACGGCACGCCGAGGCCCTCGAACTCTATCAGGCGCTTCTTTCGTCCTTCGGCCTGAACGCCCGGGTGCTCAACGGCATTGCCGAGAGCCGGCTCAGCCTCGGCGACCGGGCCGCGGCGATCGCCGCGTGGAAGAAGTCGCTGGAGATCGATCCCTCACAGGCGACCCTCAAGGACCGCATTGCCGAGGCCGAGAAACGCCGCTAGACCGCTATTTCTCTTGATATACGACGGCCAGGACGGTCCGTCCGACCGCCGCCAGGGTGTTCTTGTCGATCTTGTCCAGGGTATCGCCGGCGGTGTGCCAGCTCTTGGGGAAGCCGCCGCGCCCGGCGTCATAATCGATGATGTCGATGGTCGGGATGCGGGCAAAGCGGTTGATGTAGACGTGGTCGTCGACGAGCGGGTCGGATTCGCTCTCGATGAAGTATTTCCCCAAGCCGAGGCCGCGGGCCGTCTCCCAGACCATCTTGACGACGGCCGGGGCGAAAGACAGCGACTCCCCTTCCATCGGGAAGACCGCCCCGCGGTCACCGACCATGTCGAGCAGGATGCCGAAGCGGGCCCGGTAGCCGTCCCGGTGCGGGTTCCTGGCCCAGTACTGCGAGCCGAGGCCCCAGCTGTCCTCGGAGGAGCGGCCGCGCCAGTTGGCGTGCTCGCCGAAGTCCTCCAGGTCGAGGAGCACGATATCGACCCCGACGGCGGGCTTCCTCAGCGCGAGACACCGGGCGACCTCGAGCAGGACCCCGGCGCCGCTGGCGCCGTCGTTGGCGCCCATGACCGGCCGGAAATGGTTGGCCGGATCGGGGTCGTGGTCCGCGAACGGCCGGGAGTCCCAGTGGGCGCAGAGCAGGACCCGGTCCCCGGCCCCCGCGTTGAACGAGGCGACGATGTTCTTCCCCTCGAGGGGCCGCCCGTCGAAGGCCCGGGCCTTGAACTCCTGGACGACGACGTCGGGCGTCCACTGCCGCAGCGTCTTGACGAACCATTCGGCGCAGGCGGCGTGCGCCGGCGTGCCGGGCACGCGCGGCCCGAGATCGACCTGGGCTTTCACGAAGCCGTAAGCCGAGGCCGCGTCGAACTCCGCTTTGGCCGCTTTGATCCCCGGCTGGCTGCCGCAGGAAAGAGCGGCGGCCACGAGACAGACGATGGTGACAGGAAATGCTCTGCTGATCATCGTGAGGACATTATACCTTTTTGCCGGGCAAGAGGGACAGCCCCCTGCCGGCCCGAAGGGGTCGAAGAGGTTTGACCCCATCTTGGTTTGACCCTCCCGCTGTTTTATCTATAATTTGGCCTATCGCTATTCTCCCCTCCAAGGAGGTCGGCATGAAGATCGGCGTTCGGACGGCCCTGCGGCTCTCCCTCGTCCTGGTCCTGATCACGGCGTTCAGCGGGGCGGTCGCCTCACCCCAGTCTCCCCAGTCGTCACAGGCGGCCCAGGCCCCCCAAGCCGCGCCTTCCGCCGGCCCGGACGCGGCGGCCCTGACCCGGCACCTGCGCTGGCGCTCGATCGGGCCGGCCAACATGGTCGGCCGCATCTCCGATTTCGAGGCCCTGGACAGCGACTTCTCCCAGGTCCTCGTCGCCACCGCCTCGGGCGGCGTCTTCAAGTCCGTCAACGCCGGGACGACCTGGGAGCCGATCTTCGACCGCTACGGCGCGGCCTCCATCGGCGACGTCGCCTTCTTTCAGAAGGACCCCGACATCATCTGGGTCGGCACGGGCGAGGAATGCGTGCGCAACAGCGTCGCCTGGGGCGACGGCGTCTACAAGTCGACCGACGGCGGCAAGACCTTCGCCCGCATGGGCCTCGAAACGACCCAGACGATCGGCCGCGTCATCACCCATCCGACGGATCCGAACATCGTCTACGTCGCCGCCTCCGGCCATCCCTGGGGCTACACCGGCGACCGCGGCCTGTTCAAGACGACCGACGGCGGCGCCACCTGGACCAAGCTCGCCGGCGGCCTGCCCAACGACGGCAAGACCGGGGCCATCGACCTGGTCATGCACCCGACCGACCCCGAGACCCTCTATGTCTCCTTCTGGCAGCGGCTCCGCCGGCCCTGGCGCTTCGACTCCGGCGGGCCGAACTCTGGCATCTTCAAGACGAACGACGGCGGCGCCACCTGGACCAGGCTCGTCCAAGGCCTGCCTTCGGGCCCGCTCGGCCGCATCGGCCTGGCCGTCTCCCGCTCGAACCCGCAGGTCCTGGAGGCCATCGTCGAGGCCCCCTTCCAGCCCCAGCCGACCATCCGCCAGGGGGGCGAATCCAAGCCCAACCCCGACTACGAGGACATGACCAAGCTCGGCAGCGGCGTCTACCGCTCCGAGGACGGCGGCGCCACCTGGAAGTTCATGAGCCGGCCGAACAACCGGCCGTTCTATTACAGCCACATCTATATCAATCCCCTCGAGGACAAGTGGGTCTACTCCCTGGCCACGGCCATGAGCTTCTCCGCCGACGGCGGCAAGACCTGGAGCCCGATCGGCGGCCTCCATCCCGACTTCCACGCGCTCTGGCTCGACCCGGCGAACAAGAACCGCTTCTACGTCGGCCAGGACGGCGGCGCCTCGCTGACCTACGACCACGGCAAGACCTGGGTCTTCTTCGACAACTTCACCGCGGCCCAGTTCTACGCCCTCAGCGCCGACATGCGCGACCCCTACTACGTCTACGGCGGCCTCCAGGACAACGGCACCTGGGGCGGCCCGTCCATGCACCGCGAGGGCCAGATCCTGACCGATTTCTGGTACAACATCGGCGGCGGGGACGGCTTCCACACCCAGAACGACCCGCAGGACTGGCGGACGGCCTACGGCGAGAGCCAGGGCGGCGAGATCCAGCGCGTCAACGTCGAGACGCGCGAGGCCAAGCGGATCAAGCCGGGCCCGGCGAACATCGTCAACTACAAGGACTTCTATCCGCCGGCCCCGCCGGAGAAGAAGGCCCCCGCGGCCAGGCCGGCGCTCAAGCCCCGGTCGAAACCGGCCGCCAGGCCGGGCATCCCGGCCCAGCCAGCGGGACAGGAGGCCGGCGGGCCGCCCTCGATGCGGCAGCCCCAGACTGCCCTGCGCTTCAACTGGTCGTCGCCCATCGTCCTCTCGCCCCATAATCCGGAGACGGTCTACATCGGCGGCCAGCACCTGTTCCGGTCCGTCGACCGGGGCGACCACTGGATGATCATCAGCCCCGACCTGACGACGAACGACAGCTCCAAGTACGCCCCCAAGAATCCGCCGGACGGGCCCGGGCCGACGGGCGGCCTGACGCCGGACGTAACCGGCGCCGAGACCTTCTGCACCATCATCACCGTCTCCGAGTCGCCGCGCGTCCCCGGCCTCATCTGGGTCGGCACCGACGACGGCAACGTCCAGCTGACCCGCAACGGCGGCAACGCCTGGACCAACGTCCGGCCGAACATCAAGGGCCTGCCCTCGGGCCTGTGGTGCAGCCGGGTCGAGGCCTCGCATTTCGACGAGGCCGTCTGCTACGCGACCTTCGACGGCCATCGCTCGGACGACTTCCACCCCTATGTCTTCAGGACGGCCGACTTCGGCGAGACCTGGACGGCCATCTCCGCCGGGATCCCGGACGGCCAGCCGGTCTACGTCATCCGCGAGGACCCGGTCAATAAGAACCTGCTCTTCCTGGGCACGGAGTTCGGCGTCTTCTTCAGCCGCGACGCCGGCGCCGCCTGGTCCAGCCTGCTCCTAAACATGCCCACCGTCGCCTTCCACGACCTCCTTGTCCATCCCCGCGACGGCGACCTAATCGCCGCGACGCACGGCCGCGGGCTGTGGATCCTCGACGATATCTCCGCCCTGCGCAAGGCCACCGACAGCGTCCTCGGCCAGGACGCGGCGCTCTTCGAGCCGGCCAAGCCGGGCACGCGCTGGCTGCGCATCCAGCGCGGCGGCTACGGCCGCGGCGATCTGTACTTCAAGGGCGAGAACCCGCCGGAGGGGGCCCTCATCGCCTATTATCTCAAGGATAAAGCCGAGGCCTCGGCGACGCTGGAGATCGCCGATCCCGCGGGCGCCCTGAAGACGACCTTTCTCCTCGAGGGCGCCGGGCCGGGCATCAACCGCCTGGCCTGGGACCTGCGCTTCGACCCGACCG is a genomic window of Acidobacteriota bacterium containing:
- a CDS encoding glycoside hydrolase family 172 protein, with amino-acid sequence MKNIGTSILILLVIAFAAAAPAEAQSLSALTAPQEGRTMRATSGNPDNNDDYLVFARGETKTLAVLEGPGKITHFWFAPLSADIRYPRALVLRIYWDGATEPSVEVPFGDFFGAGNGMRAEVNSLPVKVSSFGRGYNCYWEMPFKKQARITVANESDRAGAELYFQVDWTQYEQAPPVTMYFHARYHQEYPPEMEKPYTVFAGQGRGHYVGTVLSSQNGIGHWFGEGDDYFYIDGEKTPSVLGTGTEDYINEAWNMRVHSGLYTGCTIFEPRSPDARVTAYRWHIQDPIIFRKSLTFTIERRGFIMNAKGEVVAESGSRPDNWSSVAFWYQDSIARPWCPFPPYRDRVNPEIVLHLPEVMAAMKHSDGVELQLLPYNRATWTKPWFRAKNATVGSWIEIPFEIKDPGRYSMSLFQTLRTDEGLWKVLIDGQEIPAVGESHIPGGYDVDLVRQLAPEAVNTVLDFYNVFRRDEHEDIIYGQRREAKIGLFEFKPGVHALKLVCIGANPLAVDPLTGKPGYNLAADVLSLRQIPFENMDAWVEKMLRMEKRK
- a CDS encoding GWxTD domain-containing protein; translation: MRRSVPFGQVAVRLAAAGLAATALLSLAPLFPQTKPSALPERYRAWLDEDVVYIVTPNERSVFLDLSTDRQRDLFIEAFWKHRDPSPGTDANEARDEHQRRLAYVNRMYRGAGKPGWQTDRGKVYLILGPPRTARSFPGISTVYESEVWSYEGLETPGIPTDINLLFFKKNGMGDLVLYDPAGDGPWSLMSNYEGDTGQYLDSYEALSLIEPELAKASISFVPGETVVHMPSLMSMTILQNLDSAAYRAVEDTYARKFREYKDVVEVEYTANYIDSGSMLQVLQDASGTSFVHYLIEPAGVSVGSAQSRVTTDLVFNGILTDRLGRTVFQFEKKVPLSFTAEQFEKLRQRPLSFSGIFPVLPGEYRLAVLMKNAVSKEFTSLERTIKVEAAGAAPRLSPLILAFNAARLSPAPAGPKPYVVRDLQLYCQPGDTFLTRERLYAHTQALGLSPQMRSSGSLRFTLESDEGIVAAKVQPLARPGDIDFVEVFPLETVKPGYYRIVAALLDGNGQEIGRQIKDFQVSGVGYLPRPWVISQSVMDGAPASLTDNILGRQWAAAGDQARAAVLLERACRASPGIRSFALDLARTYLVQKRMSDVLAVLEPYVPEAEKDFDLGCLLADARRILGRHAEALELYQALLSSFGLNARVLNGIAESRLSLGDRAAAIAAWKKSLEIDPSQATLKDRIAEAEKRR
- a CDS encoding glycoside hydrolase family 172 protein, which encodes MRATPFRLIATAALAAVLAAALAAQDLNDLMKPQPGRSMRASTGDLTENEDAIHLDKGESRTIILQGPGKIEHIWFIASSMDIRYPRAVVLRVYWDGSPVPSVETPVGDFFGVGNGMRADIDSLPVKASSFGRGYNCYWPMPFRREARIVVTNESDREPAGIFYQVDWVKWDQAPEDLLYFHARYHQEYPPQMGQPYTVFVGEGRGHYVGTVLSSQNAIGHWYGEGDDFFYIDGEKQPSILGTGTEDYFNDAWNMRVHSTLFTGCTVFEPRGIDARITAYRWHVADPILFSKSLRFEIERKSIIMNAAGQVVDDFKPRPDHWSSVAYWYQDGIARPWCPFPPYRERVNPEIVLHLPKVAATMTHSPGVELQVLPYNRATWTKPWFRVRNDAVGSWVEIPFDIKEKGRYSMSLFQTLREDQGIWKVLVDGREIYDAGESQISGNYSIDEVALIPKSKINKVLDFYNIYKKNEHEDYTWGQGRERKIGLFEFAPGRHTLRLVCIGANPSAVDAETGKPGYNMAADILSLRKLPFEHTDEWIDQVLKLEKGRI
- a CDS encoding M28 family peptidase — its product is MISRAFPVTIVCLVAAALSCGSQPGIKAAKAEFDAASAYGFVKAQVDLGPRVPGTPAHAACAEWFVKTLRQWTPDVVVQEFKARAFDGRPLEGKNIVASFNAGAGDRVLLCAHWDSRPFADHDPDPANHFRPVMGANDGASGAGVLLEVARCLALRKPAVGVDIVLLDLEDFGEHANWRGRSSEDSWGLGSQYWARNPHRDGYRARFGILLDMVGDRGAVFPMEGESLSFAPAVVKMVWETARGLGLGKYFIESESDPLVDDHVYINRFARIPTIDIIDYDAGRGGFPKSWHTAGDTLDKIDKNTLAAVGRTVLAVVYQEK